The Elaeis guineensis isolate ETL-2024a chromosome 13, EG11, whole genome shotgun sequence genome includes a region encoding these proteins:
- the LOC105056263 gene encoding peroxiredoxin-2E-2, chloroplastic, which yields MSASINNIAATFAAASGFPPSSSSSPPPQSSSSSPAVTAAFFASLSPSPACPIFATWNPQSSLPPSHCSSLLGLYGLPGPRPHPFLRLPRAAVVHPSSVAVSVGDRLPDAALSYLDRGGAIRTVALAELTRARKAVIMAVPGAFFAPPRPRWWRGHGGGGGGGGGVATIRLSPESLVKKAAEMRAKGAGASGTVLVACVAANDVYVMRAWGEQLGAAEVGVMMLSDPEAQMARALGMALDLRGGAEGFGVRSDGYVIAAVNGLVRALFLNHYDGRAGDSATAFDDILRVL from the coding sequence ATGTCTGCCTCCATCAACAACATCGCTGCCACCTTTGCCGCCGCCAGCGGCTTCCCTCCGTCATCCTCCTCCTCGCCACCGCCGCAGTCGTCGTCATCGTCGCCGGCGGTCACTGCGGCGTTCTTCGCCTCCCTCTCCCCCAGTCCCGCCTGCCCCATCTTCGCCACCTGGAACCCCCAATCCTCCCTTCCCCCCTCCCACTGCTCCTCTCTCCTCGGCCTCTACGGCCTTCCCGGCCCCCGACCCCACCCTTTCCTCCGCCTCCCGCGCGCGGCCGTCGTCCACCCTTCTTCGGTCGCCGTCTCCGTCGGTGACCGCCTCCCAGACGCCGCCCTCTCCTACCTCGACCGCGGTGGAGCCATCCGTACGGTCGCCCTCGCGGAGCTCACACGCGCCCGAAAAGCCGTCATCATGGCCGTACCCGGCGCCTTCTTCGCGCCGCCGCGCCCCCGGTGGTGGCGCGGccatggcggcggcggcggcggcggcggcggcgtggCCACCATCCGTCTGTCGCCGGAGAGTCTGGTGAAGAAGGCGGCGGAGATGAGGGCGAAGGGGGCCGGTGCCTCTGGGACAGTGCTGGTGGCGTGCGTGGCGGCGAACGACGTGTACGTGATGCGGGCATGGGGAGAGCAGCTGGGTGCGGCGGAGGTTGGCGTGATGATGCTGTCGGACCCGGAAGCCCAGATGGCGAGGGCGCTCGGCATGGCGCTGGACCTCAGGGGAGGGGCCGAGGGCTTCGGTGTCCGCTCCGATGGGTACGTCATTGCGGCGGTGAATGGGCTGGTGAGAGCCCTCTTCCTCAACCACTACGACGGCCGCGCCGGCGACTCTGCGACCGCGTTCGATGACATTCTCCGTGTGCTATGA